Within the Phlebotomus papatasi isolate M1 unplaced genomic scaffold, Ppap_2.1 HiC_scaffold_43, whole genome shotgun sequence genome, the region ataattaataatttagtattaaattaattaatactaaagaaaataatttttccagattgcctaaagttattttttctcatatttgttCGCAAtttcaaagtagaaggttgaatgtatctaggatattttttacaactcCCAAGCTTTTTGatgtatagtaaatttttaagctcaaagaAATggcgaatttctaaattctcatattgcaaaacaattttaattatttgttaTACTTCCAAAtcttttttcaaagcaaaaccGTATTGGAAGAAGAAACCAcgatactcaaacataatattaggtgagattcttaacaatctcacctactataatcctaacaaaatctcatgtcctccgatcgcgctcaaacttggccaaaatgtgtttcgccacttcctgatcacgaatatatggggggctaagttacgttcccggctggccggccggccgtccggccgctctttggagcttaatagctcctaaactaaaaaagatatcgacttgcggttttcggcaaaggttaaatatattgtatgaaaattgcaacttggtgcattgaccccccaccccccacccctccttccaacattttgaagaccccctttttttttgttttctcaatagctccgcccctatggcatcgagcggactcaaattttagtatgttatagctgggccttagagctttccatcaataccaaacttaaggtcccccgcccccctgacccgagctataagggtccaaaaaaaatttcttaaaatggccataactccggttctaattgtcagaatttaaaaaatgagggctttttggaaagctctcgtgaaatgccacttcctcttctaacatcgcaagttcataaaaccaccgctaggggcgctattattaaaaagaaaatttttaaatcttaaaagttaaataactcaaaaattccttatgcaatcgggctgaaattttagtatgttgtagccgttgattatacctatcaaacaaaaaaaaccttaagtcgatccataacccctgacccgagctataaggggtcaaagttcgaacattgaccggcctctatctccggttctaattcacatatcgacataaattttacctttttggtttcgtctcgatgagcactttcagatggaagttcaaaaagtcaccacaggtggcgctgtgatagcgtcaaaattcatcgaaattcaaagacatttttctcaaaaacggcattgtgcaagttaatcaaattttagtatgttgtagtccagtctaggacgtttccaaaatggtgcgtatgcgcgctgtggtttcaatagaaccggagatatgaggggtcaaagtttacaaaattcaaaaaatcatatctccggttctatgtgaccgattttgatgaatgagggcttaaacgaaaggtctcaccaaatgctacaactttctagaatgtttgaacttcgtgggaccaatactaggggcgccacagtcgaaaaaccaatttcaatatcacataacctcaattatctcgactgtcgctgaaccgattttgatgattacttcgacataattgtagagcacatttgtctctacatttcgtccatacatcattttccgctcagactacgctatcactccgattttgccgtttaagtgtgaaaaaattgatttttcccataataacgctttgaaatcactcagatgccaatttgactgcctctactccaccgagacacttaaaatagggttttaaatggaaagtcccacaaaatacaataattctttgatatagttgaagttcaacaaatgactacttggggcactcaaGATggaaaaacgagttaagaaacaaaaacctcgcttatctttgcttctgagtaatcgatgagatcatgttctatggaaaaattatagagaacattctggtctacatttcacccatataacacttttctgtcatcaataatagggaaaaccggaagtcatCGGGAcgagataatcactcagggaaacacatctactatcatcagagctttcggctcggtctccaagccttcatcagtggctggagtAAAAAGAAGAAGGAGCCGTTTTTATTTGGATCTttaaatattaacaattttCTAACAACTCactcaagtcttgcaatctttctctgagactcgttcagggttttggtcaggattacaccagggcataaaagggaatgggggcacttttcttacactgtattttataaattttttgtatTACTTTGGCACAATTTTTGGATCTTTTTCTTCGTCTTCAATCTTGCTGGGAATTTCTCTTTGTTAGTAGTACTGGGGAGTCCAGAGGTGAAGAAACGGTTTTTACATTCGAGATTTTTTGACCGTTGatgatttgaattattttcttgttttcttttttacaaaAGTGAAAGATCCTATTCCTCAGGAGCAGAAATCCGATGTGGTGTACGAAATACCGTGTGGTGGGTGTGAACTCAGGTATATTGGCACCACGGGACAGCATCTCAAGAATCGGATTCAGCAGCACCGAAGAGATTGCAGACCCCCGATATCCAACGAGCAGGCATCAACTTTATGCGCACACACAGCAAACACAGGTCACAAATTCCGTTTCGACGACACCAAGATCATAGACAAACATAAACATTATTCAAAACGATTAATTTTGGAGATGCTGCACATAAGCAAAAACATTGGGAGATTGGTAAACAAGAGACAAGATATTGAAAAGCTCTCCACAATATACGCAGCCTTAATTGGAGCAAATGAAACGGATGGAATTTGATGGTATTTTAGGGGGAATATGATCTCTGCAGATCTCTGCagagaaaacaagaaaataattcaaatcatCAACGGTCAAAAAATCTCGAATGTAAAAACCGTTTCTTCACCTCTGGACTCCCCAGTACTACTAACAAAGAGAAATTCCCAGCAAGATTGAAGACGAAGAAAAAGATCCAAAAATTGTGCCAAAGTAatacaaaaaatttataaaatacagtgtaagaaaagtgcccccattcccttttatgccctggtgtaatcctgaccaaaaccctgaacgagtctcagagaaagattgcaagacttgagtGAGTTGTTAGaaaattgttaatatttaaAGATCCAAATAAAAACGGCTCCTTCTTCTTTTTactccagccactgatgaaggcttggagaccgagccgaaagctctgatgatagttgatgtgtttccctgagtgattatctcgtcccgacgacttccggttttccctattattgattgcaattaacgtcggcttataCCCACAATGAATGAATCCCCCGGACTAGAATTGACCCCCCAGGAGCAAGGAGAGGATGGGCTGTATGGCAGACTGGCTAGAATACTGGGACCTAATATGTTGTTAGTGAGAGGTTTCGTAAGATTAGTCAAAAAACTCGCACACCTTGAGTCTAGAAGACAATTTTTGCTACAGTGCAGGAGAGAGGGAGTCTCCCCACGACACATAATCGAGAATATTGAGTGTGTAGTGAATCTCATCGCAATAGACTCTCCATTCAATGGAAAGGCGAGGAGATTAATGGTAGACTTCCGatcaaaaatcctaaaattagAGTTAGGTATAACTCACTGGAGACTGAGAAAAATTCAGGAGAAACTAAGAAGATCGGAGAGGGAGATTCAGGAATTATTACACTACAGTGTAGATTGTAGACGATTTCTGGAAGATCAAAAACAGGCTTATTGGAGAATGTTAGAAGAGAAAATGTTTGTACTGAACAGAAAATTGAGGAACCAGGTGATGAGGGATGAAGGTAGGACAGGTTTAGAGGCACATCAAGATTTTTTAGTGAATATTAGTGATGTCGAAGTCCCTAACAGTGTGGTTCAGTTGCTATCCTTGGGGCCCAAATTTTCGTTGCCAGTGAGAGAACTACCGCTTTTTCATATTATGGCGGATGTGGAAGAAGTGGTACAGGGGGTGAGCAACACGAGAGAGGCTGACAGAATGAGAGCCAGACTAGTGAATGTCCTTCAAAATGAGATCCGTAGACCAAAAGCTCTGTCCCACCAGGAAAGGCTGATGGAGACATGGGAGAGGGAGACAATCGAATTcctaaaaagaaaaggaaaagaaatCGTAATCATAAATTCAGATAAGGGAAATAAGACAACAATTATGAACAGAGTACAATACGAGGAGAAGATGGAAGCATTGGTGAGCGATGAGAACACGTACAAGAGAGTGGCAAGGGACCCCACACACAAATTCCAAACTAAGAACAATGAATTAGTACGGGCGTTTTTTGAAAAAGGAAGAATAAATCAGTTCCAGAAATCCCAATTAACAACATATAAAGCAAACTCACCAAGGATTTACGGTCTCCCGAAAATACATAAACCGGAAGTTCCATTACGCCCGGTAGTGTCGTTTGTGGGAAGTCCCACATACAATTTAGCAAAATTTGTGGCGTTTCAACTCTCCCCTCTTTCAAACAATCCCATCAATGTTAAGAACTCAGAGGAACTGGCCATGTTTTTGGGGGAGCAGAACCTTCCCGAAGGGGTTGTTCTCGTAAGTTTAGATGTAGTTTCGTTATTTACCTATGTCCCTATTGAACTAGCTCTGCAGGAGGTTGATAggagatttcatgaaattgaggATCATACAACACTGGAAAAAGAAGAACTTGCGAGACTTGTCAGTTTCTGCCTTACCTCAGGATATTTCTTATATAAAGGGGGATCGTATGTCCAGTTGGATGGTGTGGCAATGGGCTCCCCCATCAGTCCCATTGTGGCTGATATTGTGATGCAGCGAGCTCTGGAATGTATTCTAAACAGCAGTTCCTTGAGAATTTCATTCATCAAAAAGTACGTGGATGATTTATTGGTGGCCATACATTCGGAAGATGTGCAGAATGTCCTAGAGGTATTCAACGGTTTCcatccaaaaatcaaatttacacTGGAGGAAGAAGTGGAAAATAAACTCCCATATTTGGACATGGTGCTCCATAGAAACCAAGATGGAAGCATAAAAACGGTGTGGTACAGTAAACCCTGTTCCTCCCAGAGAATGCTGAATTACCACAGTCTACATCCCATCAACATGCTCCTGAATGTAGCGAGGAACTTCAGAAATAGGGTGAGGAAGCTCACCTCAAAAGAAGATGAAAACCCGGACGAGATAATCAGAAGGGTACTCAGGAGGAATGCCTACCCAGAGCACATCATTCGATCACTGTTGAGACCAGAGCGTCAACATAGGAGGGCAGGAGGCACTGATGAGGGAGAGAGACAGGATGAACCCGCGGAGTTCCATTCGATGGTCTATGTAAAGGGGCTCTCGGAGAGATTGAGGAATATCATCAAGAAATCTGGAAACAAGAAAACAGCATTCAAACCAGCAAAAAGAGTGAAGTCCTTTTTTACAAAAGTGAAAGATCCTATTCCTCAGGAGCAGAAATCCGATGTGGTGTACGAAATACCGTGTGGTGGGTGTGAACTCAGGTATATTGGCACCACGGGACAGCATCTCAAGAATCGGATTCAGCAGCACCGAAGAGATTGCAGACCCCCGATATCCAACGAGCAGGCATCAACTTTATGCGCACACACAGCAAACACAGGTCACAAATTCCGTTTCGACGACACCAAGATCATAGACAAACATAAACATTATTCAAAACGATTAATTTTGGAGATGCTGCACATAAGCAAAAACATTGGGAGATTGGTAAACAAGAGACAAGATATTGAAAAGCTCTCCACAATATACGCAGCCTTAATTGGAGCAAATGAAACGGATGGAATTTGATGGTATTTTAGGGGGAATATGATCTCTGCAGATCTCTGCagagaaaacaagaaaataattcaaatcatCAACGGTCAAAAAATCTCGAATGTAAAAACCGTTTCTTCACCTCTGGACTCCCCAGTACTACTAACAAAGAGAAATTCCCAGCAAGATTGAAGACGAAGAAAAAGATCCAAAAATTGTGCCAAAGTAatacaaaaaatttataaaatacagtgtaagaaaagtgcccccattcccttttatgccctggtgtaatcctgaccaaaaccctgaatgagtctcagagaaagattgcaagacttgagtGAGTTGTTAGaaaattgttaatatttaaAGATCCAAATAAAAACGGCTCCTTCTTCTTTTTactccagccactgatgaaggcttggagaccgagccgaaagctctgatgatagttgatgtgtttccctgagtgattatctcgtcccgacgacttccggttttccctattattgattgcaattaacgtcggcttatacccacaacttttctgtcagttcatccaaatccttgatattttggtttaaatacaaaatttgtataatttcccgaattttattcaagataactgaatggcgtctcccaacttcagctctaaatcgaatttgcatgcactccgagttagctcacgttaagaatctcacctacataagccggttaggattatctgtccctttttcattagaatgaaaattattattcatggGTGTTGACGCACTCaactaatattaggtgagattcttaacaatctcagctactataatcctaacaaaatttcatgtcctccgatcgcgctcaaacttggccaaaatgtgtttcaccacttcctgatcacgaatatatggggggctaagttacgttcctggccggccggccgtccggccgctctttggagcttaatagctcctaaactaaaaaagatatcgacttgcggttttcggcaaaggttaaatatcgtatgaaaattgcaacatggtgcattgaccccccaccccgcACCCCTCCTTCCaaaattttgaagacccccctttttctgttttctcaatagctccggccctatggcatcgagcgggctcaaattttagtatgttatagctgggccttagagctttccatcaataccaaacttaaggtcccccgacccccctgacccgagctataagggtccaaaaaaattttcttaaaatggccataactccggttctaattgtcagaatttaaaaaatgagggctttttggaaagctctcgtgaaatgccacttcctcttctaacatcgcaagttcataaaaccaccgctaggggcgctattattaaaaagaaaatttttaaatcttaaaagttaaataacttaaaaattccttatgcaatcgggctgaaattttagtatgttgtagccgttgattatacctatcaaacaaaaaaaccttaagtcgatccatagcccctgacccgagctataaggggtcaaagttcgaacattgaccggcccctatctccggttctaattaacatatcgacataaattttacctttttggtttcgtctcgatgagaactttcagatggaagttcaaaaagtcaccacaggtggcgctgtgatagcgtcaaaattcatcgaaattcaaagtcacttttctcaaaaacggcattgtgcaagttaatcaaattttagtatgttgtagtccagtctaggacgtttccaaaatggtgcgtatgtgcgctgtggtttcaatagaaccggagatatgagggatcaaatttcacgaaatttaaaaaatcatatctccggttctatgtgaccgattttgatgaatgagggcttaaacgaaagatctcaccaaatactacaactttctagaacatttgaacttcgtgggaccaacaccaggggcgccacagtcaaaaaaccaatttcaatatcacataacctcaattatctcgactgtcgctaaaccgattttgatgattacttcgacataattgtagaggacatttgtctctacatttcgtccatacatcattttccactcagactacgctatcactccgattttgccgtttaagtgtgaaaaattgatttttcccataataacgctttgaaatcactcagatgccaatttgactgcctctactccaccaagacacttaaaatagggttttaaatggaaagtcccacaaaatacaacaattctttgatatagttgaagttcaacaaatgactacttggggcactctggatgaaaaaacgagttaagaaaaaaaaaacctcgattatcttggcttctgagtaatcgatgagatcatgttctatggaaaaattatagagaacattctggtctacatttcacccatataacacttttctgtcagttcatccaaatccttgatattttggtttaaatacaaaatttgtataatttcacgaatttgattcaagataactgaatggcgtctcccaacttcagctctaaatcgaatttgcatgcactccgagttagctcacgttaagaatctcacctacataagccggttaagattatctgtccctttctctcagtgatgagTGTGTCCAGGGTGAACTCACCACTGACGATcagcacacacacacacattcaTCTGTTTTTGCCTTCCCCTCTCTATTGGGATGTTCCCATGGAAAAGCGGGATTTTTTTGACCTTTTTTGGGATGGTTACATAAGCTCCAGAAAGttataaaaaggaaaaatttgtgCTTGACCAGCCTCTTTGTGCTTCCTGTGTCCCAAGTGCTATCACACtataataaattatcaaaagatACACCACGTTTTTTTGTCTTAAGATTGTGCAGTGAGTTTCCCCGAAGAAATCCAGTGAGAATATTAAACTAGGTTGTTGGGGACAAACCTGTGGGTGAGACAGGGAATGGTTAACCTCAATTCTCCCGCTTTCCGGAAGAGTTTTCCTCCAATGATTTTACCTGGGGATAGTACAAAGAGAGTTTAATTCTTCTTCTCTGTCTGAAATGTTGTCCTCAACTCAGTAAAATACCTGCAATTAGACACAGGGGGGTTAATCCTGCTTGAAAGGATCAACGATGGCCCTCCTGTGATGATGATACAGCCAAATAAAAAACACTCTTTAACTTATTTacaagaattttattaattttctgaccACTTGCTTTACACATGTACTTTTTCTCACTTGACACAAAGAGAGTTTATGGCTCCACTTCCCCTACTGTATTGCCTGATGGGCAGTGTCGCTAAGTTCGCCGCTTTCGGCGCAATCAAATTAgacttcaaattttcaattagcgCTTTTCGCGCAATATTGTATGAGCGTGCGCGAACATAGGTGTTTCTGTGCCACTCTGGTGGTGCCCAATTGTGACCAGGAATTTGCGTTTTGTCCTCCCAGCCGCATGGGCTCGAGGACTCGCTAATCCAATTCATCCATACGTACCATCCATACACAGGTGGGAATCTCATCCAGTGGGGCTTTCACGCGCCATCCAATTCATCCATACGTACCATCCATACACAGGTGGGAATCTCATCCAGTGGGGCTTTCACGCGCCATCCAATTCATCCATACGTACCATCCATACACAGGTGGGAATCTCATCCAGTGGGGCTTTCACGCGCCATCCAATTCATCCATACGTACCATCCATACACAGGTGGGAATCTCATCCAGTGGGGCTTTCACGCGCCATCCAATTCATCCATACGTACCATCCATACACAGGTTAGTTTCTCCATCGTTAGTCCAGCCGAGCCTCAACGACAGGCTACGTTGTTGTAATGAAGCGAAATGAAAATGCGTGGTGAAGTTTTCGCGGTTTATTGAGTAGAACTGAACCAAATTACAATGGGTCGCGAACATTTTATAATGTCGCGACATTTcttgtataaaaataataataaatttaatataaataatggaAAGAGGAAGAGTAAAGGTGTCAAAGCAGGAAAAGTGCATTCTAAAAGTTAAGCATTTTGGGCACTTTTCCTGTTTTGCAACACTCCTCCCCTTTTGGACGAAGGCATATAAATTAATATATCtaattacattaaattttttttttttttttttttttacaatggtgtatctttctttttttttgtatataatttgtatttttgtatacgattggcaataaaattttaaaattcatatcaTTAATGTAGACTatgttttacaataaaaaaagacaattagaTTATAAGTTACAATAAATAGTTATAAATTATAGCTTGTTTGTTTACCGTGATCGTCAAATATAATAATGATATAATAGTATAGAAAAGTATAGTATAGTATagaatataaaatatagtaTAATAAATAGTggtataaaatattgcaaatattagCATTACACAATGAATAGAttacttaaattaattatttttgtatatagctactttttttttttttttggcggtgtttttttttttatatataaagaaAAGAATACTCTGGAAGGGTTATTTTAAAAAGATAGGTTTTCTTATAGGCGTTTCATAGACGTCATTTGGTAGAGGAGGCGGAAGAGCAGGTAATGACGGTCGTTCAAGCAATACCGAAGAAGCTACAATAGGAATCGGTGGCGAAATCACTGGAGGTGATATACTGATTGAGGTTAAGGGGGATGCAGATCGTATTTTACTATTACCCAAAGATGACTTCTTTAAGTATAAATATACCACGATGCATATAATAACTATGATTGCAATTATACCGGAGGATTGAGGGATAATATGAGTATTAATAAAAGAACTATGATTCTTATGTAGGTCATCTGAAAGTCGGATTGATTCTTTTAAGAGAGTTTGCAGATGATCATTCCTAACGTTAGCAGTAATTGTAAGGGGTTTGATAGGGGTATATATTGAGGCATTGATagttttaagttttcctaattcTCCCAGAGTTTCCATATCCAGGGCACGTGAGTTAATACTATCAAGAGCTATATTCGAGATTATGTGCAGGCCTTCATTACTGAGTGTACAACCAGCTTCTAACTGAATTATTCCCTTTTTGGGTAATGACAACTCAACAACTTCTTTTGAATTACAACTTAAATAAACTGAAGCATTTTTAGACAAGGTGAAAAGAAATATATCGTTGTTGATATGTATCCACATGTTAAAATTGGGATTTGAAGGTACTAAAGTACATAATTCTGCTGAGCCCCTGGTAATAGAAAACTCACATGAAGGAATTTGGGATGaacgaaatattttcgaatgaCATATTGGCAAGGAAGTTCCTTTACACGATTTTAATTTGTTGGAATTCATTAAAACATAGGAAGTTCTAAAACTGTCTACTGCTATATAGGGATattgaatattcaaaattcgAGACACATTATTAAGTTCTTGGGGCAAGGGTATGATAtgaaaaagattaaattttggTTTGTGACAAAGAGGGATCTTTAAAAACGCAGTGATTCTCTTTAATGATCCAACAATTTTTAAGTCTGCGACTTCatataattgagaaattttgaggGGAGGTAGTGCCTTAGACTGAGGGATCCGTGGGTATAATTGTCCCAATTCTTTTTCGAGAGTGTCTGGATCTAGGAGAAGAGGATGACACTTTCCTCCCATGGCAGTGTGGACTATATTGAGAAGTTCATCAATATTATGctgcaatttttcaatttccataACTACCATGTGTTCTAAATGCCTAAATAATTCTTCCTTATgttgatttaatttttctgtcTGTATTAAATTTACTGTAGTAATTATACTATTTACTTTTTCTTTAGTAGCTTGTAAATCAGTTTTCGCCTCAGTTAAATCAGATAGAGTAGCATTAATTAAGGATGTATGCATTTTGAGTAAATCTACCGAACGATCGTCTTTACTTTGTATGATATCAAGCTTCTTACTCAACTCCTGAACGTCCTCCTGCGTAGCTGTACCGAACAAAAATTGCGATGCATATCCTACGATATTAAACAGTCCTCTTTTAGGCCTTGTTGATTTTACGGTAGTTGGTAAAAGAAGACGCTTCAATACGGTGTATGTCCTGTTGCAGGTTCGATGCATGTACTGGATCTTTGTTATCAATTCTCTGCAGTCCTTTTGGTGTTTAGTTTCATTGTTATGAGCCATGGCGTTGCAAAAATCATTCAATTCGCCTATGTGCAGATTAAGGGTTTTCATGTTATAGTCCAAGTCGGGAAATTCCAGGGTTACTGCAATGGTCCAGTCAGCATCAGTGAGACAAACTTCTCCCATGTTGTACATGTAAGCGTTCTGAGAGTCTTCGACAGGCCAAAGTTGGTAGTCTGTTTTGTTCGGTGCAACAGCAGGGAGGCTCCAGAGTATCACAAGAAACAAGAttcctaaaatatataattgGGTGCAGTTAGTTTCCTTGCGGTGTTATTCAAcataaagttttaataaattattgtgatacGTCTTTTCAGATTTTCCGATCTGTATTGTCGTGTTTAAAGGAGAAACTATTTTCGTTACCGTATAAGGACCTTTACGTTTCGAAAGTAATTTTGAGCTTTCACCCGCTTTTGGAAGTGATTTGTTTATTAGAAGTACTTTATCACCTACTTTAAATTGGACAGGATTTAATTTAGTATCGtaataatttttagatttctCTTTCTTAGTTTTTAGCATTTCAGCTGCGGTATGTTGAGTAGTTTGTAATTTTCGTTTTAAATCTGTGATAAAGTCATCGAATGTATATACAGGATCATTCATGGGGTGGGAAAATGacgagatatcatatttttcaccaaaaattaATTCATGGGGTTTAAAATTGTGTGAATGGTGTTGGGAGGAATTGTAAGCGGCCACAGCTTTAGGGATCCATTTATCCCAATCTGATCTACCATTTTGGGTGAATATTCTTAGATATTCAGCGAGAGTTCTGTGGGACCGTTCAACTCCTCCAGAGGTTTGAGGATAAAACGGGGTGGCTTGAGTTTTAGTTATATGTAGTAATTTGCACATTCGTTTAAATACATCAGAGGTGAAACATGCACCTTGATCGCTACATATTTCAATGGGGGTCCCAAAAATACAAATGAATTTATCTACGAAAGCATCGGCTACAGATTCAGCGGTTTGATTTGCCATAGGAATGGCTACTAAATATTTAGTCAGTTCATCATATA harbors:
- the LOC129809198 gene encoding uncharacterized protein LOC129809198, which gives rise to MADVEEVVQGVSNTREADRMRARLVNVLQNEIRRPKALSHQERLMETWERETIEFLKRKGKEIVIINSDKGNKTTIMNRVQYEEKMEALNLPEGVVLVSLDVVSLFTYVPIELALQEVDRRFHEIEDHTTLEKEELARLVSFCLTSGYFLYKGGSYVQLDGVAMGSPISPIVADIVMQRALECILNSSSLRISFIKKYVDDLLVAIHSEDVQNVLEVFNGFHPKIKFTLEEEVENKLPYLDMVLHRNQDGSIKTVWYSKPCSSQRMLNYHSLHPINMLLNVARNFRNRVRKLTSKEDENPDEIIRRVLRRNAYPEHIIRSLLRPERQHRRAGGTDEGERQDEPAEFHSMVYVKGLSERLRNIIKKSGNKKTAFKPAKRVKSFFTKVKDPIPQEQKSDVVYEIPCGGCELRYIGTTGQHLKNRIQQHRRDCRPPISNEQPHGLEDSLIQFIHTYHPYTGGNLIQWGFHAPSNSSIRTIHTQVGISSSGAFTRHPIHPYVPSIHRWESHPVGLSRAIQFIHTYHPYTGGNLIQWGFHAPSNSSIRTIHTQVSFSIVSPAEPQRQATLL